Genomic segment of Erythrobacter sp. BLCC-B19:
GGGGGCGCGCACCCAGACAGACTTGTTCGCCCGCGCCGGGATGCCGACCGCGCTGAGACCGTCGTCGGCTTCGATCATGCCCATGTGGGCAAGAACGCGCGTCACGCCCTCGACCCCGGTCTCGATCGACAGCCGATCAAACCGCAGCGCCTCGCCCGCCTCCATCAGCAGCATATCGACACCCTTCTTCTGGGCGAGATCGCGCAAGGAACCGTCGCGCAGGGGGCTCTCGATGATCACCGGCGCACCAAAGGCCATCGCCAGTTCCACCAGCTTGCGATTGCCCGCCGCGATGCGGATTTGCGGCAGGTTGTAGCGGTGGATCGCGGCCGAGTGGATGTCGATCCCGAGCTGGCAGCGCGCCACCACTTCGCGGTAGAAGATATGCGCCAGCTGCCCGGCGAGCGATCCGCCCGCGCTGCCCGGAAACGAGCGGTTGAGGTCGCGCCGGTCGGGCAGGTAGCGGCTGTGGGTGATGAAGCCGAAGATATTGGCGACCGGCACCAGCAGCACCGTGCCCGCCAGCGCCTCTGCCCGCAGCGCCTGTGCCAGCCGCTGGATGATCGCAGTGCCGATGATCTCATCGCCGTGGATTGCCGCGCTCACGAACACCGCCGGGCCGGGCCTTGCCCCGTGCACCACACGCAAGGCCAGCGAGGAGGCGGTGCCGGTGGCCATGGTGGTGACCGGGAAGGCGACGTCGCGGACGCTGCCGGGGGCGATGCTTTCTCCGGCGATGATGAACGGCTGCGGCGTTTCCATTGGCGCAAATCCCCCTGAAGCCCCGGCGCTGATGCTAAGCCCAGCGCGGGAAAACGCAAATACCCTCGCTTTTTGGCGAACCAGCGCCTACATCGCGCGCCCCATGGCCCGTCCCAAACCCATCACCTTCGACAAGACCAAGATCGTCGCCGAGAACCGCCGCGCGCGGTTCGATTACTATGTCGAAGACGTCTTCGAGGCCGGCCTTGCCTTGCAGGGCACCGAGGTCAAGGCGCTCAGGGCGGGCGAGGCGAGCATTGCCGAAAGCTATGCCGAGGTGAAGGACGGGCAGGTGTGGCTGGTGAACGCCAACATCCCCGAATACAGCCACGGCAACCGCCTCAACCACGAACCGCGCCGCCCGCGCAAGCTGCTGCTGCACGAACGCGAGATCGACAAGCTGTTCGGGGCGGTCGAGCGCAAGGGCATGACGCTGGTGCCGCTGTCGATCTATTTCAACCGCACCGGCCGGGCGAAGGTCGAACTCGCGCTCGCCAAGGGCAAGCAGACCCACGACAAGCGCGCCAGCATCAAGGAACGCGACTGGAAACGCGACAAGGCGAGAGTCATGCGCGAGCGGGGGTGAAAAATTCTCGCGAGGGAAGGGATTCACCTACTGGTCACCACCGCCATGCTACCCATATGGGCTCTCATCATGCAGCCCCGGTTCCGCCTTCGATCCCGATCATGCAACATTTCCGCCCTCCCGCGACTGACGAGCGCCAGCGCATGAGCCCTGCGCCGCGCCCCCGGCCGAGTGTTTCGGCACGGTCGAAGACCTGGGCGATGGATATCATCCGCAAGAACACCCCGACGCGCGAGGAGATGGCGCAGAACAAGTATCTCGCCCCGATCGCGCACCGGTTCCTGTCGCCCGAGCTGTGGCGCTTCACCCGCC
This window contains:
- a CDS encoding succinylglutamate desuccinylase/aspartoacylase family protein, with protein sequence METPQPFIIAGESIAPGSVRDVAFPVTTMATGTASSLALRVVHGARPGPAVFVSAAIHGDEIIGTAIIQRLAQALRAEALAGTVLLVPVANIFGFITHSRYLPDRRDLNRSFPGSAGGSLAGQLAHIFYREVVARCQLGIDIHSAAIHRYNLPQIRIAAGNRKLVELAMAFGAPVIIESPLRDGSLRDLAQKKGVDMLLMEAGEALRFDRLSIETGVEGVTRVLAHMGMIEADDGLSAVGIPARANKSVWVRAPRGGVTHRVRKSGAPVRKGDLLARVAGLFGEDAQDLVSPTDGIIIGHATLPVVHQGDALFHIAAIAHPERVGRQIDTITDAILASEPEGSAEKLLDEDEVV
- the smpB gene encoding SsrA-binding protein SmpB, with amino-acid sequence MARPKPITFDKTKIVAENRRARFDYYVEDVFEAGLALQGTEVKALRAGEASIAESYAEVKDGQVWLVNANIPEYSHGNRLNHEPRRPRKLLLHEREIDKLFGAVERKGMTLVPLSIYFNRTGRAKVELALAKGKQTHDKRASIKERDWKRDKARVMRERG